The following DNA comes from Myxococcales bacterium.
GTGGATACGAAACTGCTCTCCCACGTGGTGTTTCTCACAGATCCGATGAAGCGCGATCCAGGTTCCCGGGGTGTAGGCGAGGTTGTTGTGAAAGTTATCGTTGGTGACCCATCCTGGCATCGGGCACGGCTCCACTCGAAACGACAACCCCCGCGTCTTGGCTTCTTTGAGAAGTGGCACGAAGACCTCCTCGAAGAACAGTAAGTTACCGTCCATCGAGAGCTTCTGATTTCGTCCCACGAAGCCACACACGGCCTTTACGCCCAAAAGCATGGCCGCGTCGAACACGCGAAGCATGAACGCGTACTTCCGCTTGCGAACGTCATCGTCCGCATGAAGCATGTTGTCGAAGTACGACAAATCAGAAAAGCCAACGCCCGTCCGCTTGACGGCGTTCAAGACACGGGTGGCCCTGGTCTTGTCGAAGGGGCTTCGCAGATCGAGCGTGTTGGCGACGGGGTCCAGCATGGCCTCCGGCGGGACATCCGAAACGCTCGGGTGCAGCGCCGCCGAGAGCTGAACGTACTCGCAGCCGATCTCCTGCGCGAAGGCCAGCCAGTCTTCCACCGCCCGATCTGGGTCTGCGTCGCGCACGGAGCGCGGTGTCAACTCCTGCAGAGCGGCGGTCAAGATGCCCACTTTCATGAACTTCGGCTCGAACGGTCTGATGGACATGATTGGTTCTCCCTGCACCGATGAGGACATAGCCATTTACGCTCGCCGATCCTCCGGCGAGGGTTCGTCACCGGACTCGCCAGCGGCAGAGCCACTCCCGGTGCCTGGCTTGAGCACCTGCCAGTAGCACCAGGACGCCAGCGAGAGCACGGCTCCTATGGACACCGTCATGAACAGCCATCCGGCCGGCGTCATCGTGCCTCCTCGTCGGCGGAGAGTCGCCCATCGAGATCCA
Coding sequences within:
- a CDS encoding sugar phosphate isomerase/epimerase, whose translation is MSIRPFEPKFMKVGILTAALQELTPRSVRDADPDRAVEDWLAFAQEIGCEYVQLSAALHPSVSDVPPEAMLDPVANTLDLRSPFDKTRATRVLNAVKRTGVGFSDLSYFDNMLHADDDVRKRKYAFMLRVFDAAMLLGVKAVCGFVGRNQKLSMDGNLLFFEEVFVPLLKEAKTRGLSFRVEPCPMPGWVTNDNFHNNLAYTPGTWIALHRICEKHHVGEQFRIHYDPSHAVLMGQDTRAIFQYLKDTGYNFLVGGFHVKGQVIDAKGVATWGYGGQTIERGDWIDGRASDKPIDQLNAWKKQTVLCEHELPGTARHDPLAYLQNRTVDWLDHQLAARELLDLDVANTHLVVEHEYPKARIQDKDRLKPILQGSVAFTRKIDEAAACMFALQNEVLAAQGIPVQGFGRVPYRS